The genomic region TTACTACGTTCCCTCTGTTTGATGACAGCGGACGCCATTTCAATCTGAATGGCCTGGAAGAAAGCATTGCTGCTGCAAAGGGAAAGAAGCTTGCAATCCTGCTCAACTTCCCCAATAACCCGACAGGCTATACACCGACCAAGACAGAGATGAAAAATATCGCTGATCTGTTGCTTTCTGCCGCTGAAAAGGGACAGAAGATGATAGTGATAGATGATGATGCCTATTTTGGCTTGTTCTATGAAGCGGATACAGCCAGGGAAAGCTTGTTTTCATATCTTGCCGATGCACATCCGAATATCCTGGCGATAAAGGGAGATGCTGCAACGAAAGAGGCCATGGTCTGGGGCTTCAGGATCGGATTCATTACGGTTTCCTGCAAGGGATTGACAGCAGACCAGTATGATGCCATCGAAAAGAAATTCATGGGAGCCATCCGTTGTTCCGTTTCAAATTGTGACAAGCCTGGACAGAATCTGCTTGTCATGGCAATGAGTGACCGCCCAAGTTTCCTGGCTGACAAGAAAAAGGCCTTGGAAGAAATGGAGAGGCGCTACAGGACTCTTCAGCAAGTTCTTGCAGACAAGCAGGATATGGATTGCTTGAAGCCTTTGGCTTTCAACAGCGGTTATTTTATGTCATTTACCTGCAAGGGTGATCCTGAGGAACTGCGGAAGTATCTTCTTTCGAAATACCAGATAGGTGCAATCAATATCATGGGAAAAGTCCTGAGACTTGCTTACTGTTCAGTAGAGGAAACTGATATCAGGGATTTGATTGACAAAGTATATAAGGCGGCAGGAGAGCTATGGGACTGAAGACCAAGGTATACTTGGTAGATGACAAAGGTAACAAATACATGGGTATCGGAGTAGTCTGGCTTTTGGAAGAACTCCAGAAGTGCGGGTCACTGCGGGCCGCTGCAGCAGATCTTCAATTGTCATATTCAAAGGCTTATATGATGGTCTGCAACCTTGAAGCATCATTGGGAAGAGAAGTCATTGTGCGTCGTAAAGGCGGTGTGTCGAGGGCAGGAGCCAGTCTGACCCCTTTTGGTCATGCTTTTCTCAAACGTTACAAACAGTTCCATGAAGATATAAAGAGGGCTGAACGGCCTGTATTTGAAGAATTTCAGACAGATATCGACCAGATGATAGGAAGGTTTGAAAAATAAACGGAGGAATCCATGAGCAAAATCAAAAAGACCGAAGAGAAATATGATTTTAATATTTCTGATCTAGGTGAGGCAAAGATTCCCACTCCGATTGTAATGAGTGAGATATCCGGTGAGGGACGGGCAAATTACGTGAGTGATAATGACCGCCTATATTTCAGTACCGAAACTATTCTTGACACCAATGGGAATAGGTTGCCGATGTTTGATGATACGGTTGAAAAAGCTGGGCCCCGTCAGAAGATTTATTTCAATCCTGCCCATGTCCATGCGGCTATCTGTACCTGCGGAGGACTTTGTCCTGGACTTAATAATGTTATCAGGGCTGTGGTACGTTGTTTCTGGTACCGATATGGGGTACGTAGGATCAGCGGGGTACAGTATGGCTATCGTGGCCTGCTTGAGAACAGTCCTTGGCCGTTGATTGCCCTTGACCCTGATATCGTGGATGATATTCAGGAAAAAGGTGGTACGATACTCGGTTCTGCCCGCGGTGGCGGAGAACTCGTTGATGAAATAGTAGACTCATTGGAGAGGCTCAATATCACTATCCTGATTACCATCGGTGGAGACGGAACTCTTCGCGGAGCCTATGATATCGGCGAAGAAATCAAGAAAAGAGGTCTCAAGATTGCTGTCATCGGTGTACCGAAGACCATT from Spirochaetia bacterium harbors:
- a CDS encoding LysR family transcriptional regulator yields the protein MGLKTKVYLVDDKGNKYMGIGVVWLLEELQKCGSLRAAAADLQLSYSKAYMMVCNLEASLGREVIVRRKGGVSRAGASLTPFGHAFLKRYKQFHEDIKRAERPVFEEFQTDIDQMIGRFEK
- a CDS encoding aminotransferase class I/II-fold pyridoxal phosphate-dependent enzyme — translated: MHTLAVELNDRLKGTVPGEFLSAYGKRMYFPKGIVAQSAEAKSQAKLYNATVGQAFKDGHPMYLSSIYDEFTKEHLTTNQIFTYAPGGGEPKLRELWKADMLEKNPGLEGKTFSRPLVTAGLTHAISMICRMFLDEDDTLLVPDLFWDNYDLIVTENVGASLTTFPLFDDSGRHFNLNGLEESIAAAKGKKLAILLNFPNNPTGYTPTKTEMKNIADLLLSAAEKGQKMIVIDDDAYFGLFYEADTARESLFSYLADAHPNILAIKGDAATKEAMVWGFRIGFITVSCKGLTADQYDAIEKKFMGAIRCSVSNCDKPGQNLLVMAMSDRPSFLADKKKALEEMERRYRTLQQVLADKQDMDCLKPLAFNSGYFMSFTCKGDPEELRKYLLSKYQIGAINIMGKVLRLAYCSVEETDIRDLIDKVYKAAGELWD